One stretch of Planococcus sp. PAMC 21323 DNA includes these proteins:
- a CDS encoding FAD-dependent oxidoreductase: MRKIVMLIAVLAVISIGAVLVVNAFTGEQADSPNSYDVAVLSGEPEGIAAALSSARNGMRTVLMVGEEDIGGLMTSGMLNFLDVSSDQKGNPANTGIFQEWHEKVGGKIGFDIGEARAAFLEMMEKEENLTLLEGVELSDVVKDEKELTAVEITNTAGEKQTITADRFIDSSKDADLAVAAGAPYFIGGRDIGLEEKKMAVTLMFHFSNIDWDQIIQAADEGVFGGGGINGNVAWGFSELHDAYTPHFPELTRLRGLNIVRENDGSVIINALQIFGIDGLDEGEKQKAIEIGKTETQYILAYLKENFPGFENAEIASYPDQLYIRETVHVESEYQLPLSDVWENKDHWDRIGFGAYPVDVQATSPNDYGYVYGKPVQYAIPFRSLVPLQVENLLVASKASGYSSLAAASARVLPAGMTAGQAAGAAAAISIEEDISYRDMATNQMMIEQLQAKLKSQGANLYAFEESFPYEGEWFYPGIRTLLNYGLVVGGYENQLPVEKTMKEISFANILSNGVQRITNAEAQSLQENLDVFRSTITEERELTRNKAAQMVLALHGIETEEQNAWEALAERNLTDDVLTEKLDENKSMTGAEAYYLAGLVLEDIQ, encoded by the coding sequence ATGAGGAAGATTGTCATGTTAATTGCTGTGTTAGCAGTTATCAGTATAGGAGCGGTTCTTGTCGTAAATGCTTTTACAGGCGAGCAAGCAGATTCGCCTAATTCGTATGATGTAGCCGTATTGAGTGGAGAACCTGAAGGCATTGCAGCAGCGCTATCTTCTGCACGCAACGGTATGCGTACCGTGTTAATGGTAGGCGAAGAGGATATCGGAGGCTTGATGACGTCGGGCATGTTGAACTTTTTAGACGTTAGCTCAGATCAAAAAGGCAATCCAGCTAACACAGGAATTTTCCAAGAATGGCACGAAAAAGTCGGAGGGAAAATCGGCTTTGATATTGGAGAAGCGCGTGCTGCATTTCTTGAAATGATGGAAAAAGAAGAGAATTTAACCTTACTTGAAGGTGTAGAACTATCAGATGTCGTCAAGGACGAAAAAGAGTTAACTGCTGTTGAAATTACGAATACTGCCGGTGAAAAACAAACGATTACAGCAGACCGTTTTATCGATAGCTCAAAAGACGCGGATTTGGCTGTTGCAGCCGGAGCCCCTTATTTTATCGGTGGTCGTGATATTGGCTTAGAAGAAAAAAAGATGGCCGTTACGTTAATGTTCCATTTTAGCAATATCGATTGGGATCAAATAATCCAAGCTGCGGACGAAGGTGTGTTTGGTGGTGGTGGGATTAATGGCAATGTCGCGTGGGGATTTAGTGAACTACACGATGCCTATACACCGCATTTTCCAGAACTAACTCGTTTACGCGGGTTGAATATCGTGCGAGAAAATGATGGCAGTGTCATCATTAACGCACTTCAAATTTTCGGAATCGATGGACTAGATGAAGGAGAAAAACAAAAAGCTATTGAAATCGGGAAAACAGAAACCCAGTACATACTCGCATATTTAAAAGAAAACTTTCCAGGCTTTGAAAACGCTGAAATTGCCAGTTATCCAGACCAACTGTATATTCGAGAAACGGTTCATGTTGAGTCAGAATATCAATTGCCGTTAAGCGATGTTTGGGAAAATAAAGACCATTGGGATAGAATCGGTTTTGGAGCGTATCCTGTAGATGTTCAAGCAACATCACCAAATGATTATGGCTACGTTTATGGAAAGCCAGTTCAATATGCCATTCCATTTCGTTCACTCGTTCCATTACAAGTCGAAAACTTACTCGTTGCCAGTAAAGCTTCAGGTTATAGCTCGTTAGCTGCAGCAAGTGCACGCGTTTTACCAGCGGGAATGACAGCGGGTCAAGCAGCAGGTGCTGCCGCAGCCATTTCGATCGAAGAAGACATAAGCTACCGTGACATGGCAACCAATCAAATGATGATCGAACAATTGCAAGCCAAACTGAAAAGTCAAGGAGCCAATCTTTACGCCTTTGAAGAGTCGTTTCCATATGAAGGCGAATGGTTTTACCCAGGCATCCGTACATTACTGAATTACGGATTGGTTGTCGGAGGTTACGAAAACCAATTACCAGTTGAAAAAACGATGAAAGAAATATCGTTTGCCAATATCCTTAGCAACGGTGTGCAGCGCATCACCAATGCTGAAGCACAATCTTTACAAGAAAATCTGGACGTCTTCCGCTCGACTATTACAGAAGAGCGAGAATTGACGAGAAACAAAGCAGCCCAAATGGTTCTCGCTTTACACGGAATTGAAACAGAAGAACAAAATGCGTGGGAAGCTCTAGCGGAACGCAATTTAACAGATGATGTACTCACTGAAAAATTGGACGAAAACAAAAGCATGACTGGTGCCGAAGCTTATTATTTAGCAGGCCTTGTGTTAGAAGATATTCAATGA
- a CDS encoding LTA synthase family protein: MKKSFLLNLSKSHFFIFTGIIFLKALFLRYLLFQDIELTQTILLELSYILIFTSLFELAKPSWKPALYFLLNAIFSILFLAVILYYSFFGRIVTYFALFQLGQVGTINESVSALLQPIYLLFFLDLIFLLVLLVFKKYPLPPLQLNRKIILAVLLVFGIGVSALNFNLHKDEAISNNVIAAQEKGILNYSALEIYYGPENLTAVETNVSVDNLAELKEEINRIKQLEIVPEEERNYFNAAEGRNLIVIQVESMQNFPVGLDVDGTEVTPHMNKLIEESFYFPNTAQQTGPGNTSDAEFILNTSLYPVAFNPTSQTYGHKKFPSLPRLLAAEDYKSMTFHADDISFWNRDELYPALGINNYYYGEFFGKEDVIGIGPSDRVMFEKAMPILREQHMQNKPFYAQLIGLTSHHPFTLPEADRKLELPERFDNSLTGDYLVSINYMDTVINDFIEELKREGIYENSVIAIYGDHFGLQQSAISENDVNLVSELLGREYGTLDRLNIPFIVHAPGISDDGQTFEKTSGQLDMMPTLANLLGISLDEQIVFGQDLLNHGSNLLGARYYLPIGAFWNDEILFIPEKDFSDGNAYDLETDQAVDDYEQYRDDYDRVLQLEKLSDEYMESLPEQ; this comes from the coding sequence ATGAAGAAATCGTTTTTATTAAATTTATCAAAAAGTCATTTTTTTATTTTTACCGGTATTATTTTTCTGAAAGCATTATTTTTACGCTATTTACTGTTTCAAGATATTGAATTAACTCAAACAATTTTGTTGGAATTAAGCTATATTTTGATTTTTACTTCGTTGTTTGAACTGGCAAAACCCAGTTGGAAACCCGCTCTTTACTTTTTACTAAACGCTATTTTTTCTATTTTATTTTTAGCAGTTATTCTCTATTATTCATTTTTCGGGAGAATTGTTACGTATTTTGCCCTTTTCCAATTAGGTCAAGTTGGTACGATCAATGAAAGTGTATCGGCATTATTACAACCTATTTACCTGTTGTTTTTCTTAGACTTGATCTTCTTATTGGTGTTACTGGTTTTCAAAAAATACCCATTGCCACCTTTACAACTCAACCGAAAAATCATTTTAGCGGTTTTACTCGTTTTTGGCATCGGTGTATCAGCACTAAACTTTAATCTTCATAAAGATGAAGCAATTTCCAATAACGTCATTGCTGCACAAGAAAAAGGAATTTTAAACTACTCTGCTTTGGAAATTTATTATGGTCCTGAAAACTTAACAGCTGTTGAAACCAATGTTTCTGTAGACAATTTAGCTGAACTAAAAGAAGAAATTAACCGCATTAAACAATTGGAGATTGTACCAGAAGAAGAGCGCAATTATTTCAACGCTGCAGAAGGACGGAATTTAATCGTGATTCAAGTAGAATCGATGCAAAATTTCCCTGTTGGTTTGGATGTTGACGGTACCGAAGTTACTCCGCATATGAACAAACTGATTGAAGAAAGTTTCTACTTCCCAAATACGGCACAACAAACCGGACCCGGAAATACTTCTGATGCCGAATTTATTTTGAATACGTCGCTTTACCCAGTCGCGTTTAATCCAACATCGCAAACTTACGGCCACAAAAAATTCCCAAGTTTGCCTCGTTTGCTGGCTGCGGAAGATTATAAATCGATGACCTTCCATGCGGACGATATTAGTTTTTGGAATCGCGATGAGCTGTATCCTGCTCTTGGAATCAACAATTATTATTACGGAGAGTTTTTCGGAAAAGAAGACGTCATTGGTATTGGCCCTTCTGACCGCGTGATGTTTGAAAAAGCAATGCCGATCTTGCGCGAGCAGCATATGCAAAACAAGCCTTTTTACGCTCAACTCATTGGATTGACGAGTCATCACCCGTTCACCTTGCCCGAAGCTGACCGGAAATTAGAACTTCCTGAGCGGTTTGACAACTCATTGACGGGTGATTACTTGGTGTCGATCAATTATATGGATACGGTCATTAATGACTTTATCGAAGAATTAAAACGAGAAGGTATTTACGAAAATTCCGTTATCGCGATTTACGGAGATCATTTTGGTCTTCAACAAAGCGCCATTAGCGAGAATGATGTCAACTTGGTAAGTGAATTGCTTGGACGTGAGTACGGAACCTTGGACCGCTTAAATATTCCATTTATCGTCCATGCTCCCGGGATTTCAGATGATGGACAAACGTTTGAAAAAACGAGTGGTCAACTTGATATGATGCCAACCCTTGCGAATTTGCTAGGGATTTCACTGGATGAACAAATTGTCTTTGGTCAGGATTTGTTGAATCATGGCAGCAACTTACTAGGTGCGCGATATTATTTACCTATTGGTGCATTTTGGAACGATGAGATTTTGTTTATTCCGGAAAAAGACTTTAGCGACGGCAATGCTTACGATTTAGAAACGGATCAAGCGGTTGATGATTATGAGCAATATCGTGATGATTACGACCGCGTCTTGCAGCTTGAAAAGCTGTCAGATGAGTATATGGAAAGTCTGCCTGAGCAGTAG